The genomic DNA AAATATACATGAGTTAGAATAGTATTGGAATTGGAAAGCTCTAATTAGAAAgacaaacacaattttttagttaaaaaactCCTTAATAACTTAATTCTgtaaaatatatcaataattgGGACCGCTGAAAATCATAATTCTTGTTTAGTAgtcttccttcttcttttatTACGTCAAAAAAACTTCTTTTACTCTCCCTTTTAAGGAGAATGTAAGTAAAAAAGtcaaatagaaacaaaattaacgaataaaatatataagatactttttgtttttactttttagattttctttttcattttcttcatgaaAAAATGATTTAGAGTAATTTCTTTATCTAAAATCAttattctacatttttttttatattttaatctaAACGTGTGATTTTCACCTAagtctaagttttttttttttgatttcgtTGTTGCAACATATTTTGTTGTGCGAATTTGGTGAAATTCTCGTCTTGATGTGGTGTTTTTTTAGTTGAGATTGACAAATCAACTTTAATCAATTGCATATTTAGTTGAAGAGATATGTTATTCGAACAACCactttttgtataatttatggGACAATCAAGAATACAGAAAGAAATGTATGTCGACACGAAAACCaaagtgatatatatatatatatatatatatatatatatatatagagagagagagagagagagagagagagagagagaaagcaaGGGCATAATGACTCTATGAGATAAAgggttgtcccaaaagttgtaagaaaatggttgtacaaatatcatttatcttaatTAAATTGGATAACCCAAAGTGTAAGTATTCTTCAATGGTTCAAATCCTAAATTGGATAACctaatactccctctgtcccttaATAGATGATCTAGTTGACTCCGACGAcacgtaccaatgcatatgttttatttttgatatcttcaattctctacaaaaaaaattatgaaaatttaatattttaaaaatattcatcgagacgaatccaacatcttacatgatattatttttctttgtgaattagtagaaaaatatggtcaaagtatgtcaagtcaataatgtatattgtcaactaggtcatctaTTGAGAAACGGTGAGAGTAGTAACATTTTGGgattcatattcatattgaaTACAATCGTAccgcatttaaaaaaaatctcaaccaCTCTCACAATTGAAACTCTTTACTGTTCTTCGACGAATCCTTGTGAAGTTATCTAATATGGATATCGGTATAAGCTTTACTGAGATGGGAGAAATTAAGCTTTGCAGCTACCTATGATAAGCTTTTTTCAATCACAATAATATAATTTGTCTCCTTCCCTCATCTCCAGAACAGCAGTAACACAACTAAATTGTTTAACTAATATAAATTGTTTAACTAAATTATTAGCTAATCGTCTGCGTGTGGTTATTGGTTCCGTTATTTCGGATGCTCAATCAGCGTTTGTTAAAAATAGACAAATTCTTGATGGTATTCTTATAGCAAATGAGGCTGTGGATGAGGCTAGGAAGTTGAAGAAAGACCTTCTGTTGTTTAAGgtggattttgaaaaggctTATGACTCTGTCGACTGGGGTTATTTGGATTCTGTTTTGGGCCGTATGTCTTTTCCGGTTCTGCGGAGAAAGTGGATTAAAGAGTGTGTTACTACAGCAACAGCTTCGGTGCTTGTGAATGGAAGTCCGACATACGAGTTTCTGTTACAAAGGGGTTTGCGTCAAGGTGACCCTCTGTCCCCGTTTCTCCTTTTGTTGGCTGCTGAGGGCCTTAATGTCttgatgaaatctttgattcAGGCTCAATTGTTCACTGGGTATAGTTTTGGGGTGGTTAATCCGGTTGTGGTATCTCATCTTCAATTTGCTGATGACACATTGTTGTTGGGAACTAAAAATTGGGCTAACGTCCGTGCTCTAAGGGATGCACTTATTATCTTTGAGGTCATGTCAGGTTTTAaggtgaattttcataagagtaGCTTGGTTGGTGTGAATATCGCTTCTTCTTGGTTAAGTGAGGCGGCGTCTGTTTTAAGTTGCAAAGTGGGCAAGGTGTCGTTTTTGTACTTGGGTATGCCTATCGGGGGAAATTCTCGGCGTTTGAGCTTTTGGGAACCTATCTTGAATCGTATTAAAGCAAGGTTATCTGGTTGGAATAGTCGTTTCTTATCTTTTGGCGGCCGTCTGGTTCTTTTAAAGTCTGTTCTGACCTCGCTGTCTGTCTATGCGCTTTCATTCTTCAAAGCTccatcaggtataatctcttccattagttctttatttattaaattttttttttttttgggggagGGAGGATTGAGGACCatagaaattttttttcttgtgccTTCACAGGGAGTTTGGAGGTTTGGGGGTGAGACGGTTGGAAGAATTTAATTTGGCTTTGTTAGGTAAGTGATGTTGGAGGTTGTTAGTTGATAGGAGTGGCTTTTGCCATCGAGTCTTAGTCGCCCATTATGGCGAAGTAGGTGGGAGGTTGGGGGTTGGAGTTGTTCTTCTTGGTGGAGAGAGGTAGGGCGGATTAGAGATGGGGGAGGAGTTATTGGTGGAGGCTGGTTGTGTGGAGTGTGTGTTTAAGAAGGTGGGGGATGGTTCCGAtactttgttttggtatgataaGTGGTTAGGATCAGTTTCGTTTCGTGAGAGGTTCCCTAGGTTGTTTGATCTTTCTGAGAATAAATCCATTTCGGTGGCAGGTTTGTTCTCTCTTGGTGTTGAGCAGAGGGGGGAGGCGTGGAAGTGGAGGAGGAGGTTAtgggcttgggaggaggaggagtTAGAGGAGTTAGGGTTTTGTTGGCTGATGTTTCTTTGCAAGATTTTGTTTCAGACAGGTGGGTGTGGTTGCCAGACCCTATTGAGGGCTATACTGTTCGCGGTTCTTATCACTTGCTGACTACAAAGGACGTTCCTCCTAGGGATTCCGCAGCTTCGTTGATTTGGCATCACCAGGTGCCGTTGAAGGTCTCTCTTTTTGCTTGGAGGTTGCTTCGTGATAGATTGCCTACTAAAGATAATTTGGTCCGAAGAAGGGTGATCGACTCAGAAGCTTCTTTGTGTGTTTCAGATTGTGGCATGAGTGAAACGGCgcaacatttgtttttatcttgtgATGCATTTTCACCTTTATGGTCTCTGGTGCGTCAGTGGTTGGGTATTATAGGCGTTGATACCAATGTTCTTCTCgatcattttcttcagtttgtgAACTTGACAGGTGGCGGTAAAACTACTAGAGatttttttcagcttatttggctCTTGTGTGTTTGGGTTTTATGGAACGAACACAATGACAGGTTGTTCAATAATGTGGTAACTTCTATTCCCAGGTTGttagataaaattaaatatatgtctttagcctggttgaaagccaaaaatgttgtttttaggTTTGGTACAGATATGTGGTGCTCAAGTCCTTTCAATGTTTGGGCATCGCTTAAtggtttgttttggttgtttgtatGACTCTGTTTGTGAAGTAGTtcttttggcacaccttgtgctagagGAGTTGTTTTTGgtggttaatatatatttcattttctattgttaaaaaaaaaaactaatatatactACTTTGTCTACAAATTAAAGTTGGCATAATTTTTCACTTTAGatcaaaatgatatttttttttaaaataatttgattacGTAAATTAAATTCttcgtgaaaaaaaaaaattaaaaattcaaagtcaattttattttgtttcgtttttcccaaaaggattttctcttcctttttccccAATCTTTTTGAAAGATTACCACGCGTCGTATCTTTTATTTCCTCTTTCAATTACCACTCCTTTCTTTTTTCAGGTCATGTTGTTAACAAGAAGaggaaataaaagtaattaaaaataaataaataaactatgtTAAACGTGTACTGTAAGGAAGAATGAGAATCTCTGTGTCTTGGCTGAGAAAGTTGAAATGTTTCTGGCGCAAAGACAAACACACACTTTCTATCCAAAGCAAAAAACTATGGCGTGTTCAATCCAAAACAATTCACGGTGTAGAAAATAAAAGTTGCACATGGTCTATGAGAATGAGAATAATTTCAGCCTTAACtttagatattttatttaataaactcCCAAAAACATTCTCTATATAACCTCTTTTAATGTACCTAATATCagggatttatttatttattactcccAGATATGCTAGAATTCATTCTTGAAAAAATGTGTTTGTTTCAATCTATTAACGCCGCAGAGAACGACTCAACACAAAATAAGAATTAGAATCTGAAACGGcgattatatattatttatatgatgatgtggAAACGAAACAAgaaccagagagaatcgaaaaTGCTATTAGGCATATGACAGGAGCAGATCTGTTAGTACTAAATTCAGAAATGGAAAATGCCTAATTGCTATTGGCCTGATTattgttcatcatcttcttaaACTCTTCAAAGTTAACGTTACCGTCACCATCAGAATCGACGGATTTGATCATGGTGTGGCATTCTTCAACGGAGCACTTCATTCCGAGGGTGTTCAGCACTTGACAGAGTTCTGTTGCAGAGATGAGGCCGTTCTTGTCCTTGTCGTACAGATCAAAGGCTTCGCGAAGCTCTGAAACATCACCGTCGGCGGAGCCGGAGCGGCAGAAGGCGGCGAACTCAGCGAGGTTGATGAAACCGTCGCGGTCGGTGTCAAGGTCTTCCATGACACGCTGAAGCTCGTCCTTAGGGACGGTGGATCCGAGGGAGCGGAGGATGTTGTCCAACTCGGTGACGGAGATCTTGCCGTCGCCGTTGGTGTCAAAGCGGGTGAAGACTGTCTTCAATTCGTCCATGTCACCAAGGTAAACAGAGgatttggtggtggtggtagttTCAGTGTTTGGATTGGTTGCCATTGTTATTAGcgtttgagagagagagaaagaagaggaaTTGAATGAATAACAGAAAACGAAAAGCGTGTTGTATGGTGTTCAATGAAGAAACGGTGGTCTTTGGGGCTATAAATACTTGTTC from Medicago truncatula cultivar Jemalong A17 chromosome 8, MtrunA17r5.0-ANR, whole genome shotgun sequence includes the following:
- the LOC11408121 gene encoding probable calcium-binding protein CML27, producing MATNPNTETTTTTKSSVYLGDMDELKTVFTRFDTNGDGKISVTELDNILRSLGSTVPKDELQRVMEDLDTDRDGFINLAEFAAFCRSGSADGDVSELREAFDLYDKDKNGLISATELCQVLNTLGMKCSVEECHTMIKSVDSDGDGNVNFEEFKKMMNNNQANSN